Proteins co-encoded in one Opitutus terrae PB90-1 genomic window:
- a CDS encoding alpha-L-fucosidase: MKTLACALLLCVSWSAFAGAPTTYQPTWESLDQRPMPAWYREAKFGVFIHWGVYSVPAWGQHGEYAEWYWERVKSPKPEHAAWAEFHRQNYGPRFDYMDFAPRFTAELFDAKQWADLFARAGVRYVVPTSKHHDGFALWPSAEASRTWGRPWNAAEIGPKRDLLRELADATRERGLKFGFYYSLYEWFNPLWLKERPRYVTQHMIPQFKDVVTRYQPAIIFSDGEWEMTAKEWRSEELLAWLFNESAVKDEVVVNDRWGSDTRHRHGGYWTTEYAAGLSDGSHAWEESRGMAFSYGLNRAERVDDYKTGREFILILADLVSRGGNLLLDIGPAADGTIPPLMEQRLLEIGDWLRVNGEAIYGTRPAARSYQWTAGERPKQEYGEYRVAYSLLEQVGQAPRDGQAVKQVFFTQKPDALYAITAGWPGRELVLRGVRVPESPVVTLLGVPGRLPAKVMNGTLVITAPRLEPDAAPCRHAFAFKIAGGEVLPE; this comes from the coding sequence ATGAAAACCCTGGCTTGTGCTCTGTTGCTGTGCGTCTCCTGGTCCGCGTTCGCGGGTGCGCCGACGACTTATCAGCCGACTTGGGAATCGCTCGATCAGCGACCGATGCCGGCGTGGTATCGGGAGGCGAAGTTCGGCGTGTTCATTCACTGGGGCGTTTATTCGGTGCCCGCGTGGGGCCAGCACGGCGAATATGCCGAGTGGTATTGGGAGCGCGTCAAGAGCCCGAAGCCCGAGCACGCCGCGTGGGCCGAGTTTCACCGCCAGAACTACGGCCCGCGCTTCGACTACATGGATTTCGCGCCGCGATTCACCGCGGAGTTGTTTGATGCGAAACAATGGGCCGACCTGTTCGCGCGCGCCGGCGTACGCTATGTCGTGCCGACGTCGAAGCATCACGACGGGTTTGCGCTCTGGCCGAGCGCGGAGGCGAGCCGCACGTGGGGACGGCCGTGGAATGCGGCGGAGATCGGACCGAAGCGGGACCTGTTGCGCGAGCTCGCGGACGCGACGCGTGAGCGCGGGCTGAAGTTCGGATTCTACTATTCGCTCTACGAGTGGTTCAATCCGCTGTGGCTCAAGGAGCGGCCGCGATACGTGACGCAGCACATGATCCCGCAGTTCAAGGACGTGGTGACGCGCTACCAGCCCGCGATCATTTTCAGCGATGGCGAATGGGAGATGACCGCGAAGGAATGGCGGAGTGAGGAGCTGCTGGCGTGGCTGTTCAACGAATCGGCGGTGAAGGACGAGGTCGTCGTGAATGATCGCTGGGGCAGCGACACGCGGCACCGGCACGGCGGCTACTGGACGACGGAGTATGCGGCCGGGTTGAGCGATGGCTCGCATGCGTGGGAGGAGAGTCGCGGCATGGCGTTTTCCTACGGGCTGAACCGGGCCGAGCGCGTCGATGACTACAAGACCGGACGCGAGTTCATCCTCATTCTGGCGGATCTCGTGAGCCGGGGTGGCAACCTGCTGCTCGACATCGGGCCGGCGGCCGATGGCACGATCCCGCCGCTGATGGAGCAGCGATTGCTCGAGATCGGCGATTGGCTGCGGGTGAACGGCGAGGCGATCTACGGCACGCGGCCGGCGGCGCGATCGTATCAATGGACCGCCGGTGAGCGGCCGAAACAGGAGTATGGCGAATATCGCGTGGCCTACTCGTTGCTCGAGCAGGTCGGGCAGGCGCCGCGCGACGGGCAGGCCGTGAAACAGGTTTTCTTCACGCAGAAACCGGACGCGTTGTATGCGATCACGGCGGGCTGGCCCGGCCGTGAACTCGTGTTGCGCGGCGTGCGCGTGCCGGAAAGCCCGGTCGTCACGCTCCTCGGTGTGCCGGGACGGTTGCCGGCGAAGGTGATGAACGGCACGCTGGTGATCACCGCGCCGCGGTTGGAACCGGACGCGGCGCCGTGCCGGCACGCGTTTGCGTTCAAGATCGCCGGCGGTGAGGTGTTGCCGGAGTAG
- a CDS encoding DUF6448 family protein: MKNKLSFTLLSLAGLLVGAPTASAHCDTLSGPVIIEARQALEAKDITPVLKWIRPADEAEIRSVFERTLKVRGTSAEAASLADEFFFSTLVRVHRAGEGAPFTGLKATPEASIEQESDQALETGEIDALAAQLAARLKEQIAHKGAATRALRAHAAHNVEAGRAYVAAYVDYTHFVEAIARLAEAKPSEAHTAHAH, encoded by the coding sequence ATGAAAAACAAACTCTCCTTTACCCTGCTTAGTCTCGCCGGCCTGCTCGTCGGCGCCCCCACCGCCTCCGCTCACTGCGACACGCTTTCCGGCCCCGTGATTATCGAGGCCCGTCAAGCGCTCGAGGCGAAGGACATCACCCCGGTGTTGAAATGGATTCGTCCCGCGGACGAAGCGGAGATCCGCAGCGTGTTCGAACGTACGCTCAAGGTCCGCGGCACTTCCGCCGAGGCCGCCTCCCTCGCCGACGAGTTCTTCTTTTCCACGCTCGTGCGCGTGCATCGCGCCGGCGAGGGCGCTCCGTTCACCGGCCTGAAGGCCACCCCGGAGGCGTCGATCGAGCAGGAGTCGGATCAGGCGCTCGAAACGGGTGAGATCGATGCGCTCGCCGCCCAGTTGGCGGCGCGCCTGAAGGAGCAGATCGCCCACAAGGGCGCCGCGACGCGCGCACTCCGGGCGCATGCCGCGCACAACGTCGAGGCCGGCCGCGCCTACGTCGCCGCCTACGTCGACTACACCCACTTTGTCGAGGCCATCGCGCGCCTCGCCGAGGCGAAGCCCTCCGAGGCGCACACCGCCCACGCGCACTGA
- the deoC gene encoding deoxyribose-phosphate aldolase — protein sequence MPDLTLHAIAKMIDHSLLHPTMTDAQLDAGCALARRYDVATVCVKPYYVPRAAELLQGSDVLVCSVIGFPHGNSHTAIKVAETLLAIREGAKEIDMVANAGRVLGGNWDYVEDDIRQVNEACLGRGAILKVIFETDFLQSAQIITLCETCTKLGVAFVKTSTGYGFVKQPNGDYNYRGATEANLKLMRAHCPPSIQIKAAGGVRTLDDLLKVRALGVTRIGATATETIIEEARRRGIPAGR from the coding sequence ATGCCCGACCTTACCCTCCACGCGATCGCGAAGATGATCGATCACTCGCTGCTGCACCCGACCATGACGGATGCGCAGCTCGATGCCGGCTGTGCGCTAGCCCGGCGCTACGACGTCGCCACCGTCTGCGTGAAACCTTACTACGTCCCGCGCGCCGCCGAGTTGCTCCAGGGCTCGGATGTTCTCGTCTGCTCGGTGATCGGGTTTCCTCACGGCAACAGCCACACCGCGATCAAGGTCGCCGAGACGCTGCTCGCGATCCGCGAAGGCGCGAAGGAAATCGACATGGTGGCCAACGCCGGCCGCGTGCTCGGCGGCAACTGGGACTACGTCGAGGACGACATCCGCCAGGTCAACGAAGCCTGCCTCGGCCGCGGCGCTATCCTCAAGGTGATCTTCGAAACCGATTTCCTGCAGTCCGCCCAGATCATCACCCTGTGCGAGACCTGCACGAAGTTAGGCGTGGCATTCGTGAAGACGTCCACCGGCTACGGCTTCGTGAAGCAGCCGAACGGCGACTACAATTACCGCGGTGCGACGGAGGCGAATCTCAAGCTCATGCGCGCGCATTGTCCGCCGTCGATCCAGATCAAGGCCGCGGGGGGCGTGCGCACGCTCGACGATCTACTCAAAGTGCGCGCGCTCGGCGTCACCCGGATCGGAGCGACCGCGACGGAAACGATCATCGAGGAAGCGCGCCGGCGCGGCATTCCCGCCGGCCGCTGA
- a CDS encoding Gfo/Idh/MocA family protein, whose amino-acid sequence MNAQPLSRRSFLKTVAIAGAALQARPLFGQPAPSGRKLKIGLVGCGGRGRGALANALEAAPLAGVELEIFALADVFSDNTTVVGEKFGVPPERRFVGFDAYRQVLEQPIDLVFLATPPNFRPVHFEAAIAAGKHCFIEKPVAVDPPGARRILAAGESARTKGLSVVAGAQRHYMANYLRNAHAVHAGAIGRITGGTVMWNQPQLWFKERREGESDAHYLARNWVNFLEMSGDHIVEQHFHNLDVANWFIGDTPVAAIGFGGRVRRKTGNQYDFFSVDFDYGQGCHIHSSCRQINGCYNRVGESFIGTEGTVHADGKLETFAKTPVEFQEFTTHPNGMVQEHVELLRSIVAERPLNDTRHVADSTLTAIMGRISAYTGQMVRWSDLTNPGAAYYDLRLSPSAEQFEQGEVVAPAENVVPMPGSEERQPA is encoded by the coding sequence ATGAACGCTCAACCCCTCTCGCGTCGTAGCTTTCTCAAAACCGTGGCCATCGCCGGTGCCGCCCTGCAGGCGCGGCCGTTGTTCGGTCAGCCTGCCCCCAGCGGACGCAAACTGAAGATCGGCCTCGTCGGTTGCGGCGGCCGCGGGCGCGGCGCGCTCGCCAACGCCCTCGAGGCCGCGCCGCTCGCCGGCGTCGAGCTCGAGATTTTTGCACTCGCGGACGTTTTCAGCGATAATACCACCGTGGTCGGCGAAAAGTTCGGCGTGCCGCCGGAGCGGCGGTTCGTCGGATTCGACGCCTATCGCCAGGTGCTCGAACAACCGATCGACCTCGTGTTCCTCGCGACGCCGCCGAACTTCCGGCCGGTGCACTTCGAGGCCGCCATCGCCGCGGGCAAGCACTGCTTCATTGAAAAACCCGTCGCGGTCGATCCGCCGGGCGCGCGGCGCATTCTTGCCGCCGGCGAGAGCGCGCGCACGAAGGGTCTCTCCGTCGTCGCCGGCGCGCAGCGGCACTACATGGCCAATTACCTGCGCAACGCCCACGCGGTTCACGCCGGCGCGATCGGCCGGATTACCGGCGGCACGGTGATGTGGAACCAGCCGCAGCTCTGGTTCAAGGAGCGCCGCGAGGGCGAGAGCGACGCGCATTATCTCGCGCGCAACTGGGTCAACTTCCTCGAAATGTCCGGCGACCACATCGTCGAGCAGCATTTCCACAACCTCGACGTCGCGAACTGGTTCATCGGCGACACCCCGGTCGCCGCGATCGGCTTCGGCGGGCGCGTCCGCCGCAAGACCGGCAACCAATACGATTTCTTCAGCGTCGATTTCGACTACGGCCAGGGTTGCCACATTCACAGCTCCTGCCGACAGATCAACGGCTGCTACAACCGCGTCGGCGAAAGCTTCATCGGCACCGAGGGCACGGTGCACGCCGACGGCAAGCTCGAGACGTTCGCGAAAACGCCGGTCGAATTTCAGGAGTTCACCACGCATCCGAACGGCATGGTGCAGGAACACGTCGAGCTCCTGCGCAGCATCGTCGCGGAGCGGCCCCTCAATGACACGCGCCACGTCGCCGACTCGACGCTCACCGCAATCATGGGCCGCATCTCGGCCTACACCGGGCAGATGGTTCGCTGGTCCGACCTCACCAACCCCGGCGCGGCTTACTACGACCTGCGGCTCAGCCCCTCGGCCGAGCAGTTCGAACAGGGCGAGGTTGTCGCCCCCGCCGAAAACGTCGTGCCCATGCCCGGCTCCGAGGAACGCCAGCCCGCCTGA
- a CDS encoding hydroxypyruvate isomerase family protein, with the protein MNPTASFTRRQILKTLGTVTLLATSGLSGPARAAEAEGAPAAGRKGRIKQGITRGCLRGIASLDEMAAICAELGIAGIDFVAPKDFPVLQKHGLICPCVHSGKLTEGLNNPAHHAASLASLRQAIDDAAAAGYPNVLCFSGNRAGIDDETGLRACTRALEQVIGLAEQKGVTICMELLNSKRDHRDYQCDRTAWGVELCKRVNSPRFKLLYDIYHMQIMEGDVISTFRTNVRYIGHVHTAGVPGRNEIDETQELYYPAIIRAIAESGYAGYVSHEYGPKRNPVESLRRAVELCDV; encoded by the coding sequence ATGAACCCCACCGCGTCCTTCACCCGTCGCCAGATCCTGAAAACCCTCGGCACCGTGACGCTGCTCGCGACGTCGGGCCTGAGCGGTCCCGCACGCGCAGCCGAAGCAGAGGGCGCTCCCGCGGCGGGCCGCAAGGGCCGGATCAAGCAGGGCATCACGCGCGGTTGTCTGCGCGGGATTGCGTCGCTCGACGAAATGGCGGCGATCTGTGCCGAGCTCGGGATCGCCGGCATCGATTTCGTGGCGCCGAAAGATTTTCCGGTGCTGCAGAAACATGGGTTGATTTGTCCGTGCGTGCACAGCGGGAAATTGACGGAAGGCCTGAACAATCCCGCGCATCACGCGGCCAGCCTGGCGAGCTTGCGGCAGGCGATCGACGATGCGGCGGCGGCGGGGTACCCGAACGTGCTTTGTTTTTCGGGCAATCGCGCCGGTATCGACGACGAGACGGGGCTGCGCGCCTGCACGCGGGCTCTGGAGCAGGTGATCGGGCTCGCCGAGCAGAAGGGTGTGACGATCTGCATGGAGCTGTTGAACAGCAAACGAGACCATCGCGACTACCAGTGCGACCGGACGGCGTGGGGCGTGGAGCTCTGCAAGCGCGTCAACTCGCCGCGGTTCAAGCTGCTCTACGACATCTACCACATGCAGATCATGGAAGGCGATGTGATCTCCACGTTTCGGACGAACGTGCGTTACATTGGCCACGTGCACACGGCCGGGGTGCCGGGTCGCAACGAGATCGACGAGACGCAGGAGCTCTACTATCCGGCGATCATACGCGCGATCGCGGAGAGCGGCTACGCGGGGTACGTCTCGCACGAATATGGGCCGAAGCGGAATCCGGTGGAGTCGCTGCGGAGAGCGGTGGAGTTGTGCGACGTGTGA
- the aepY gene encoding phosphonopyruvate decarboxylase — protein MIAAQLFLDACRERDVRFFTGTPCSYMKPFMNAVINDPALTFRDATNEGDAVALAAGVHVATGATTVVMFQNSGLGNAVNALTSLNVPFQIPALLIITHRAQPGGVPDEPQHQFMGEVTIPLLEALQIPWAPFPKTAAEIAPLLDRALTHLRERSLPFAIVMPWGAVERTPLRINRPSDPIGARTLSFRETLSRRYETRATRAETLQALLAAKQPDDVVITTTGYTTRELSSIADADNHLYVVGSMGSASAFALGLALYHPSRRIWMLDGDGAALMRLGNFASIGAFAPRNFFHLLIDNEAHDSTGGQATVSRGVSFGAIAQACGYAQAFGTDSLEELRQLLAAHDVNRGPTLVHFRTKIGTLPNLGVPQVKPPAVKQRLMRHLGVATLRTR, from the coding sequence ATGATCGCCGCCCAGCTTTTCCTTGACGCCTGTCGCGAGCGCGACGTCCGGTTCTTCACCGGCACACCGTGCTCCTACATGAAGCCGTTCATGAACGCGGTCATCAACGACCCGGCGCTGACTTTCCGCGACGCAACCAACGAAGGCGATGCCGTGGCGCTCGCCGCCGGCGTGCACGTGGCCACCGGAGCGACCACGGTGGTGATGTTCCAAAACTCCGGACTCGGCAACGCCGTCAACGCGCTCACCTCGCTCAACGTTCCCTTCCAGATTCCTGCGTTGCTCATCATCACGCATCGCGCGCAGCCCGGCGGCGTCCCCGACGAGCCGCAGCACCAGTTCATGGGCGAGGTCACGATTCCGCTGCTCGAGGCGTTGCAGATTCCCTGGGCACCGTTTCCCAAAACGGCCGCCGAAATCGCACCGCTGCTCGATCGCGCACTCACCCATCTGCGCGAACGCTCGCTGCCGTTTGCCATCGTCATGCCCTGGGGCGCCGTCGAACGCACTCCCCTGCGCATCAACCGCCCGAGCGATCCCATCGGCGCCCGCACGTTGTCCTTTCGGGAAACTCTCAGCCGACGCTACGAAACGCGCGCGACGCGCGCCGAAACGCTGCAGGCGCTGCTCGCCGCCAAGCAGCCGGACGACGTGGTGATCACCACCACCGGCTACACCACGCGCGAGCTCAGCTCGATCGCCGACGCCGACAACCACCTCTACGTTGTCGGCTCGATGGGCAGCGCCAGCGCGTTCGCGCTCGGTCTGGCGCTCTACCATCCGTCGCGCCGGATCTGGATGCTCGACGGCGATGGCGCCGCGCTGATGCGACTGGGCAATTTCGCGTCGATCGGCGCATTCGCGCCGCGAAACTTTTTTCATCTCCTCATCGACAATGAAGCGCACGACTCCACCGGCGGCCAGGCCACGGTGAGCCGCGGCGTTTCGTTCGGTGCCATCGCCCAAGCGTGCGGCTACGCGCAGGCATTCGGCACCGATTCGCTCGAGGAACTGCGCCAACTGCTCGCAGCGCATGACGTGAACCGCGGTCCGACGCTCGTACATTTCCGCACGAAGATCGGCACCCTGCCCAACCTCGGCGTGCCGCAGGTCAAGCCGCCCGCCGTGAAGCAGCGCCTCATGCGCCACCTCGGCGTCGCGACGCTTCGGACTCGGTAA
- a CDS encoding putative iron-sulfur cluster-binding metallochaperone — protein MSDCCLTKGDECSSEKESAAKPSCPRCGHAGRPVSTLTLKHQVKSQFLPAVNAGGFHFCPTPDCPVVYFSAGGSVLTTGDVRRPVTQKDPAQAPVCYCFGFTPAMIRDELAATGKSTVIERIAAEMKADFCACEIRNPQGSCCLGNVKAAVKAATAERAGLA, from the coding sequence GTGTCCGATTGTTGCTTAACGAAAGGTGACGAGTGCTCGTCCGAGAAGGAGTCGGCTGCCAAGCCGTCCTGCCCGCGCTGCGGGCACGCCGGTCGCCCGGTCTCGACGCTCACGCTCAAGCACCAAGTTAAGTCCCAGTTTTTGCCGGCCGTAAATGCCGGGGGATTTCACTTCTGCCCCACACCCGACTGCCCGGTCGTCTATTTCAGCGCCGGTGGTTCAGTTCTCACAACGGGCGACGTTCGCCGTCCGGTCACTCAAAAAGATCCCGCGCAGGCACCGGTGTGTTATTGCTTCGGCTTCACGCCCGCGATGATCCGTGACGAACTTGCCGCCACAGGAAAATCCACCGTGATCGAACGCATCGCGGCGGAGATGAAGGCTGATTTTTGCGCTTGTGAGATTCGCAATCCCCAAGGCTCCTGCTGCCTCGGCAACGTGAAAGCTGCCGTCAAGGCCGCCACCGCAGAGCGCGCCGGTCTTGCCTGA
- a CDS encoding heavy-metal-associated domain-containing protein, giving the protein MQPVKQSWILTGGFLSAVAASLCCIGPLVAAVAGAGSFVAAGWFERWRPAFLGVTAALLALAWVLTLRARRIACADGTCATPRASRWTLGVLIFSTVIVGAVAMFPQLAQTTFGRSSVATSAPADGRVLRVRIPSMDCAACAVGIAGTLQRVPGIRTAVVRYATKEAEVVYDPAVISATTVIAKIDATGFKAEPAN; this is encoded by the coding sequence ATGCAGCCGGTGAAGCAATCGTGGATTCTGACAGGCGGATTTTTGTCCGCCGTGGCGGCCTCGCTTTGCTGCATCGGACCGCTGGTGGCGGCCGTCGCGGGCGCGGGTAGTTTTGTCGCCGCAGGCTGGTTTGAGCGTTGGCGGCCGGCTTTTCTCGGCGTCACCGCTGCGCTCCTCGCTCTCGCGTGGGTGTTGACCTTGCGTGCCCGACGTATCGCCTGCGCGGACGGCACCTGCGCAACGCCGCGAGCAAGTCGTTGGACCCTGGGCGTTCTGATCTTCAGCACAGTAATCGTCGGCGCGGTCGCGATGTTTCCGCAGCTTGCGCAAACCACCTTCGGCCGCTCTTCGGTCGCAACCTCCGCACCGGCGGATGGCCGCGTGCTGCGCGTGCGTATCCCCTCCATGGACTGCGCTGCGTGCGCGGTCGGCATTGCCGGCACCCTGCAGCGGGTTCCCGGTATCCGCACGGCGGTCGTCCGCTATGCAACGAAAGAGGCCGAGGTCGTTTACGATCCCGCCGTGATTTCTGCGACGACGGTGATCGCCAAGATCGACGCCACGGGCTTCAAGGCCGAGCCGGCCAACTGA
- a CDS encoding heavy metal-responsive transcriptional regulator, producing the protein MTIGELAKAAGVNVQTVRYYERMELLPATHRWPGSGYRDFDDDALSRLRFIRSAKDLGFTLREIKELMEMQFSPGESCAEVKRLLEDKQQELDRRMLEMRRLHRALGKLITACRRRSTKTTCPALWAIAFKARG; encoded by the coding sequence ATGACGATCGGAGAACTCGCCAAGGCCGCCGGGGTAAATGTCCAGACCGTCCGCTACTACGAGCGAATGGAACTGCTGCCGGCGACCCATCGCTGGCCGGGATCGGGCTACCGGGACTTTGACGATGACGCCCTGAGCCGGTTGCGGTTTATCCGTTCGGCAAAAGACCTCGGGTTCACCCTGCGCGAGATCAAGGAGCTCATGGAAATGCAGTTTTCGCCGGGTGAGTCGTGTGCCGAAGTGAAGCGTCTCTTGGAGGATAAGCAGCAAGAGCTTGATCGGCGCATGCTGGAGATGCGCCGGTTGCACCGCGCCTTGGGAAAACTCATCACGGCGTGCCGGCGGCGATCCACGAAAACGACGTGTCCGGCCCTCTGGGCCATCGCGTTCAAGGCGCGCGGTTAG
- a CDS encoding site-specific integrase has product MSAPDLPSLIRGFFDQHLVSQRGLSGHTVLSYRDTFKLLLKFASDDSGKRVTELTLADLTAELVHGFLRHLEADRRNGIVTRNLRLAAIHSFFRYLAIVDPRHLTHAHTIIAVPFKRRPHRVAQFLEKDEVQEIFRQIDSRTLFGQRDDALLRMLYNTGMRAQELVDLDVRHVRFTRPSNVLIFGKGRKERTCPLWPETVAALKSYLQPRSIKFTDAVPLFLNIDGNRLTRFGVRYIVSHRISEAAQRCPTLLARRITPHTWRHTTAMHLLQSNVDLAMIRSWLGHASIETTNTYVEIDLEMKRKALASAEKILPKPKHPSSWRANTDVLAWLSSL; this is encoded by the coding sequence ATGTCAGCCCCCGACCTTCCATCTCTGATCCGCGGGTTTTTCGATCAGCATCTCGTGTCCCAGCGCGGACTGAGTGGCCACACGGTTCTGTCGTATCGCGACACCTTCAAGCTCCTCCTCAAGTTCGCTTCCGACGACTCGGGCAAGCGCGTGACCGAGCTCACCCTGGCCGATCTCACCGCGGAGTTGGTGCACGGCTTTCTTCGCCATCTCGAAGCGGACCGGCGCAACGGGATCGTCACCCGCAATCTTCGGCTGGCCGCGATCCATTCTTTCTTCCGCTACCTCGCGATCGTTGATCCCCGGCACCTGACCCACGCCCACACGATCATCGCGGTGCCGTTCAAACGGCGACCGCATCGCGTCGCGCAGTTTCTGGAGAAGGATGAGGTGCAGGAGATATTTCGTCAGATCGATTCCCGGACGCTGTTCGGTCAGCGCGACGACGCACTCTTACGGATGCTCTACAACACCGGCATGCGCGCGCAGGAGTTGGTTGACCTCGACGTGCGGCACGTGCGTTTCACTCGACCGTCGAACGTGCTCATCTTCGGCAAGGGCCGCAAGGAGCGCACCTGCCCGTTGTGGCCCGAGACGGTCGCCGCGCTGAAGAGTTATCTCCAGCCTCGTTCGATCAAGTTCACCGACGCCGTGCCGCTGTTTCTCAACATCGACGGCAACCGGCTGACGCGCTTCGGCGTTCGCTACATTGTCAGTCACCGCATCAGTGAGGCGGCCCAGCGCTGCCCGACCTTGCTCGCGCGGCGGATCACTCCGCACACGTGGCGCCACACGACGGCGATGCATTTGCTGCAATCGAACGTCGACCTCGCGATGATCCGTTCCTGGCTCGGGCATGCATCGATCGAGACCACCAACACCTACGTCGAGATCGATCTTGAGATGAAGCGCAAGGCTCTCGCCTCCGCCGAGAAGATTCTCCCGAAGCCGAAGCACCCGTCGTCATGGCGCGCCAACACCGACGTGCTCGCCTGGCTGTCCAGCCTCTAA
- a CDS encoding tyrosine-type recombinase/integrase, whose product MATCCFRSALAFRLQSFWETRAASGRGPVLLKVLRYLDRFLIGELQPGDTITREVTERYFKSTEHLAPGTRINRMSILRQFCLYQSHFDPRTCIVHRMFLPRRNRPMPHIYTVAEVRRIMAAAPPAERSPDPLRPVVFATLVGFLYATGLRVGEAVKLNLADVDLSRRLLLIRQTKFGKTRYVPLAPCTTKQLAAYVAQRRAARFSQEPTAPFFPSSLGGRYHVPSFTTVFLQVLRRLGLRGPPGQRGPRIHDLRHSFAVSRLMAWHKSGDNLFAKLPLLSTYLGHSTVTGTEIYLHATAELMESVGQRFHEHFAVPSARLLCQPPTFHL is encoded by the coding sequence ATGGCCACGTGTTGTTTTCGCAGCGCGCTCGCGTTCCGGCTTCAGTCCTTCTGGGAGACGCGGGCCGCATCGGGCCGCGGTCCTGTTCTCCTCAAGGTGCTGCGTTACCTCGACCGGTTTCTTATCGGTGAGCTGCAGCCCGGCGATACAATCACGCGTGAGGTCACCGAGCGTTATTTCAAGAGCACCGAGCACTTGGCTCCGGGAACCCGGATCAACCGGATGTCGATCCTCCGTCAGTTCTGCCTCTATCAAAGCCATTTCGATCCTCGCACGTGCATCGTGCACCGGATGTTTTTGCCGCGGCGCAATCGGCCGATGCCGCACATCTACACGGTGGCCGAGGTCCGCCGGATCATGGCGGCGGCACCGCCGGCCGAACGTTCTCCGGACCCGCTGCGTCCCGTGGTGTTCGCAACCCTCGTCGGGTTCCTCTACGCCACCGGCCTGCGCGTTGGCGAGGCGGTGAAGCTCAATCTCGCTGACGTCGATCTGTCACGCCGTCTTCTGCTCATTCGCCAAACCAAGTTCGGCAAGACTCGCTACGTGCCGCTGGCACCGTGCACCACCAAGCAGCTCGCGGCCTACGTGGCCCAGCGCCGCGCGGCCAGATTCTCGCAGGAGCCGACCGCGCCATTTTTCCCGTCATCCCTCGGTGGACGCTATCACGTGCCGAGCTTCACGACGGTGTTTCTTCAAGTGTTGCGTCGGTTGGGGCTGCGCGGCCCGCCCGGCCAGCGCGGGCCGCGCATCCACGACTTGCGGCATTCCTTTGCGGTGTCGCGGCTGATGGCGTGGCACAAGAGCGGCGATAATCTCTTCGCGAAGCTGCCCCTCCTGTCCACTTACCTCGGGCACAGCACGGTGACCGGGACCGAGATCTATCTGCACGCCACCGCCGAGCTGATGGAGTCGGTGGGCCAGCGTTTTCATGAGCACTTCGCGGTGCCATCGGCCCGTCTCTTATGTCAGCCCCCGACCTTCCATCTCTGA